One segment of Phragmites australis chromosome 13, lpPhrAust1.1, whole genome shotgun sequence DNA contains the following:
- the LOC133888203 gene encoding pullulanase 1, chloroplastic — translation MQMLLHVSSPFALLATPPRLAASSSASPGRSGRVPSQAPAAHSARAAGIGTRMVEAASRRPPMATGEEGSAARAADADVASEGFLSDARAYWVMRSLIAWDVSDQETSLCLYASSSATMCMSNGVIEGYDFKIELQPEHAGLPSSVTQKFPFISCYKAFRVPSSVDVASLVKCQLAVASFGAHGKSRDVTGLQLPGVLDDMFTYTGPLGAVFSEEAVSLYLWAPTAQDVSVCLYDGPVGPLLETVQLNESNGVWSVTGPRDWENRYYLYEVTVYHPATSQVEKSLADDPYARGLSANGTRTWLVDINSETLKPPSWDKLADEKPKLDSFSDISIYELHIRDFSAHDSTVDCHSRGGFCAFTSQDSAGVHHLRKLSDAGLSHVHLLPSFHFGGVDDIKNNWKCVDEAELSKLPPGSDTQQAAIVAIQEEDPYNWGYNPVLWGVPKGSYATNPDGPSRIVEYRQMVQALNRLGLRVVMDVVYNHLYSSGPFGITSVLDKVVPGYYLRRDTNGQIENSAAVNNTASEHFMVDRLIVDDLLNWAVNYKVDGFRFDLMGHIMKNTMMRAKSSLQSLTTDEHGVNGSKIYLYGEGWDFGEVAQNKRGINASQLNMSGTGIGSFNDRIRDAINGGNPFGNPLQQGFSTGLFLEPNGCYQGNETDTRLTLATYADHIQIGLAGNLRDYVLISHTGEAKKGSEICTFDGSPVGYTSSPIETINYASAHDNETLFDIISLKTPMSLSIDERCRTNSLTSSMIALSQGIPFFHAGDEILRSKSLDRDSYNSGDWFNKLDFTYETNNWGVGLPPREKNEENWPLMKPRLENPSFRPAKGHILAALDNYVDILKIRYSSPLFRLRTASDIEQRVRFHNTGPSLVPGVIVMSIKDGRNNGPEMAQLDKNFSYVVTIFNVCPYEVSIEIPDLASMGLELHPVQVKSSDALVRQSAYETATGRFTVPRRTTAVFVEPRC, via the exons ATGCAAATGCTGCTCCACGTCAGCTCCCCCTTCGCCCTCCTCGCGACGCCCCCACGcctcgccgcctcctcatcAGCTTCGCCGGGGAGATCGGGGAGAGTGCCGTCCCAGGCGCCGGCGGCGCATTCCGCCCGAGCCGCTGGTATTGGGACACGGATGGTTGAAGCTGCGTCGCGTAGGCCGCCTATGGCGACGGGGGAGGAGGGCTCTGCCGCCCGCGCTGCTGACGCCGACGTCGCCTCCGAG GGATTCTTATCAGATGCGAGAGCTTACTGGGTGATGAGGTCCCTGATTGCCTGGGATGTCAGCGATCAAGAAACCTCCCTCTGCTTATACGCAAGCAGTAGTGCTACAATGTGCATGTCTAATGGGGTTATTGAAG GTTATGATTTCAAAATTGAGCTGCAACCAGAACATGCCGGACTTCCATCCAGT GTGACCCAGAAGTTCCCTTTCATCAGCTGTTATAAAGCCTTCAGAGTTCCCAGCTCTGTTGATGTTGCCAGCCTTGTGAAATGCCAACTTGCTGTTGCTTCTTTTGGCG CTCATGGGAAAAGCCGAGATGTTACGGGATTGCAACTGCCTGGTGTATTGGATGACATGTTTACTTACACTGGACCACTTGGTGCAGTTTTCAGTGAGGAAGCTGTGAGCCTGTACCTTTGGGCTCCTACAGCACAG GATGTGAGTGTATGCTTATATGATGGTCCAGTGGGGCCTTTACTGGAGACAGTCCAACTTAATGAGTCAAATGGTGTTTGGAGTGTTACTGGACCAAGGGATTGGGAGAACCGGTACTATCTGTATGAAGTCACGGTGTATCATCCAGCTACGTCACAAGTTGAGAAAAGTTTGGCTGATGATCCATATGCTAGGGG GCTTTCTGCAAATGGCACACGGACTTGGTTGGTTGACATTAATAGTGAAACATTGAAGCCACCTTCCTGGGATAAATTGGCGGATGAAAAACCAAAGCTTGATTCCTTCTCTGACATAAGCATATATGAATTGCATATTCGTGATTTCAG TGCCCATGATAGCACAGTGGACTGTCACTCTAGAGGAGGCTTCTGTGCATTTACAAGTCAG GATTCGGCGGGAGTACATCACTTAAGGAAGTTGTCTGATGCTGGTTTGTCTCATGTGCATTTGTTGCCAAGCTTTCATTTTGGTGGTGTTGATGACATTAAGAACAATTGGAAATGTGTTG ACGAGGCTGAACTGTCAAAACTCCCTCCCGGATCAGATACGCAACAAGCTGCCATAGTAGCTATTCAGGAAGAGGACCCGTATAATTGGGG GTATAACCCTGTGCTTTGGGGGGTTCCGAAAGGAAGCTATGCAACAAACCCAGATGGTCCAAGCCGTATAGTTGAATATCGACAGATGGTCCAg GCCCTGAATCGCTTAGGTCTTCGTGTGGTCATGGATGTTGTATATAATCATCTATACTCGAGTGGTCCTTTTGGCATCACTTCAGTGCTTGACAAG GTTGTTCCTGGGTACTACCTTAGAAGGGACACTAATGGTCAGATCGAGAATAGTGCAGCTGTGAACAATACTGCAAGTGAACATTTCATGGTTGATAGGTTAATCGTGGATGACCTTCTCAATTGGGCAGTTAATTACAAA GTTGACGGGTTCAGATTTGATCTTATGGGACATATCATGAAAAACACCATG ATGAGAGCAAAATCTTCTCTTCAAAGCCTTACAACGGATGAACATGGAGTCAATGGTTCAAAGATATACTT GTATGGTGAAGGATGGGACTTTGGGGAAGTTGCACAAAATAAACGTGGAATAAATGCATCCCAGCTTAATATGAGTGGCACAGGGATTGGCAG TTTCAATGACAGAATCCGTGATGCTATTAATGGGGGTAATCCGTTTGGTAATCCACTACAGCAAGGCTTTTCTACTGGTCTGTTCTTAGAG CCAAATGGATGTTATCAGGGTAATGAAACGGATACCAGGCTTACACTTGCTACATATGCTGACCACATACAG ATCGGACTAGCTGGTAATCTGAGGGACTATGTACTAATATCTCATACTGGAGAAGCTAAGAAGGGATCAGAAATTTGCACTTTTGATGGATCACCAGTTGGCTATACCTCATCCCCAATAGAAACC ATCAACTATGCTTCTGCTCATGACAATGAGACTCTATTTGATATTATCAGTTTAAAG ACCCCTATGAGCCTCTCAATTGACGAGAGATGCAGGACAAATAGTTTGACCTCAAGCATGATTGCATTGTCCCAG GGTATACCATTTTTCCATGCTGGTGATGAGATACTGAGATCTAAGTCACTTGATCGAGATTCATATAACTCCGGTGATTGGTTTAACAA GCTTGATTTTACCTATGAAACAAACAATTGGGGGGTGGGTCttcctccaagagaaaagaatgaagaGAATTGGCCTTT GATGAAACCAAGATTGGAGAACCCATCTTTCCGACCTGCAAAAGGTCACATTCTTGCTGCCTTAGACAATTATGTTGACATCTTGAAGATCAGATATTCTTCGCCGCTCTTTCGTCTAAGAACTGCAAGTGACATTGAG CAAAGGGTTCGCTTTCACAACACAGGGCCCTCCTTAGTCCCAGGAGTTATTGTCATGAGCATCAAAGATGGACGGAATAATGGACCTGAGATGGCTCAGTTAGATAAAAA CTTCTCTTATGTCGTTACAATCTTCAATGTATGTCCGTATGAAGTATCTATAGAAATCCCTGACCTTGCATCAATGGGGCTTGAATTGCATCCTGTGCAG GTGAAGTCGTCGGATGCTTTAGTCAGGCAGTCTGCATACGAGACTGCCACAGGCCGATTCACCGTGCCCAGAAGGACAACAGCAGTGTTCGTTGAACCCAGGTGCTGA